A section of the Telopea speciosissima isolate NSW1024214 ecotype Mountain lineage chromosome 3, Tspe_v1, whole genome shotgun sequence genome encodes:
- the LOC122657125 gene encoding uncharacterized protein LOC122657125 has product MRILGEASWCFCSGGGKSERMKGSIFCNKGAAMSRVGGGTGFLIHRNLFLTTHVNLPSVSAADGLEIRLQDRIAAKLFPHRFFITSSVLDLTIVGLDAIDGDSNTPGHHQPQCLKTCLNPSLDLGSVVHLLGYTDKRELTVGEGKVVIATDNLIKVSTDGITWSPGSAGFDAQGNLAFMVCDPMKLATSPTAKSASTSSSSSSSWKKDSPLQFGIPIPIICDWLNQNWEGSLDELNKPKLPLIRLMSTGQKSEHSSASFTMRQVFKSTVGENNDTPTSTHIVSGLHNQQGPSCSAAANIFQEDIPVTDLCSTIHEEGILTPEIYESPRLTSIPIRKKENTQIQLLDINFPPSAPKAIVLPQVIKKLPPRSDGNGVAELASPTTLKENNLIEERGPPSPSGDAGISTCSVNGDYSEVQSSSSPIEVSEWQNQGNGFHADYSSEAETMYSAETAESRNYPSPKVEKFQQVGRSHSCVSYNRWNTTQRNPVACRASLDNQRSLIQGRKMHSQGATSQRSHDFFSPTVSSIMKKRNNSEQLNKPRQSAVYSSPRWMF; this is encoded by the exons ATGAGGATTTTGGGGGAGGCTTCTTGGTGTTTTTGTAGTGGAGGAGGCAAGTCCGAGAGAATGAAAGGGAGCATTTTCTGCAATAAAGGTGCGGCCATGTCGAGGGTCGGTGGTGGGACTGGGTTTCTCATCCATAGGAACCTGTTTTTAACGACCCACGTTAACCTTCCTTCGGTGTCGGCAGCTGATGGGTTGGAGATCCGGTTGCAGGACCGTATTGCTGCAAAACTCTTCCCTCACAG GTTCTTCATTACCAGCTCTGTTCTTGATCTTACTATTGTGGGTTTGGATGCCATTGATGGAGACTCAAATACCCCAGGGCATCATCAGCCTCAGTGCTTGAAGACCTGCTTGAATCCAAGTCTTGATTTGGGCAGTGTAGTTCATCTTCTAGGCTACACAGACAAAAGGGAATTGACGGTGGGTGAAGGAAAGGTGGTGATAGCTACTGATAATCTCATAAAAGTATCAACAGATGGAATAACTTGGAGCCCTGGGTCTGCTGGTTTTGATGCCCAAGGTAATCTTGCCTTCATGGTTTGTGATCCTATGAAGCTTGCCACATCTCCAACTGCCAAGTCTGCATCAacctcatcatcttcatcatcatcatggaagAAGGACAGTCCTTTGCAATTTGGCATCCCCATACCCATCATCTGTGATTGGTTAAACCAGAACTGGGAGGGCAGCTTGGATGAACTCAACAAGCCGAAGCTACCACTCATTCGGTTGATGTCCACAGGGCAGAAGAGTGAACATTCCAGTGCTTCCTTCACAATGCGACAGGTTTTCAAATCAACAGTAGGTGAAAACAATGACACCCCGACATCAACACACATCGTATCAGGACTACATAATCAGCAAGGACCAAGCTGTTCTGCTGCTGCAAATATATTCCAGGAGGACATCCCAGTTACTGATCTGTGTTCCACTATTCATGAGGAGGGTATTTTAACTCCTGAGATTTATGAATCTCCAAGATTGACCTCAATACCTATTCGAAAGAAGGAAAACACCCAAATCCAGCTTCTGGATATTAATTTCCCACCAAGTGCCCCCAAAGCTATAGTCCTGCCACAGGTCATTAAAAAGttgccaccaaggtctgatgGAAATGGTGTTGCAGAACTTGCATCACCAACTACATTGAAAGAAAACAACCTAATTGAAGAAAGAGGACCACCCAGCCCTAGTGGGGATGCTGGAATATCAACTTGTTCTGTTAATGGGGACTACAGTGAGGTCCAGTCCAGTTCATCTCCAATAGAGGTCTCAGAGTGGCAGAATCAGGGGAATGGATTCCACGCTGACTATAGCAGTGAGGCTGAAACCATGTATTCAGCCGAAACAGCAGAGAGCCGGAACTACCCGAGCCCCAAGGTGGAAAAGTTTCAACAAGTGGGGAGGAGCCACAGCTGTGTAAGTTACAACAGATGGAATACCACTCAAAGAAATCCTGTAGCATGCAGGGCATCACTGGATAATCAGCGAAGCCTCATCCAGGGAAGGAAAATGCATTCACAGGGAGCAACATCTCAGAGGAGCCATGACTTCTTCAGCCCCACTGTTTCCTCAATCATGAAGAAGCGTAACAATTCAGAGCAGCTGAACAAACCCCGGCAGAGTGCTGTTTACTCTTCTCCAAGATGGATGTTTTGA